The Geoalkalibacter sp. nucleotide sequence ATCATCGGCTATGTCGGCGCCACCGGTCTCGCCACCGGCCCGCACCTGTGCTTTCGCATGACCAAGGGCGGCGAGCCGGTCAATCCCCACAAGATCAAGCCCCCCTCGGCGCCTGCCGTCTCCCGGGAAAACCTGGCCGCGTTCAAGGCCGCCGCCGCCCCGCTGCTCGCGCGTCTCGACGGCGGCGAAACGCACCAGGCCAAACTCGCGTCCCGCCCCTAGAAACCATTCAGGCACCTGGCACCGCCCGCCCTTGCCCTGGCGCTCCCGCTCGGCATGACCCTTGCCAAAGGCCGGGACATCCCCGATAATGCCCGCTGGTTTTTATCCTCCGGAGATGTCCATGGCCATCAAACTTGGAACCCTGCTGGTGCAAACCGGCCTGATCACCCTCAACGAACTTGACGAAGCGCTCAAATACCAGACCATCTTCGGCGGCAAACTGGGCACCAACCTCATCGAAATGGGCCTTGTCGAGGAGGAAGATATCGCCCGCCTGCTCAGCCGCAAGCTCAACGTCCCCTACGCCGGCAGCGAGCAATTGCTCGACATTCCCGCCGGCACCATCAAACTGATCCCCGCCGAGATTGCCGTGAAATACAAGGTGGTTCCTTTCCACCAGGAAAAAATGCGCCTGCACCTGGTCATGATGGACCCCGGCGATTTGCGCGCGGTGGACGAAATCGGCTTTGTCACCGGACTGAGCATCCGTCCCATGGTCGCTCCCGAGATCAGCCTGGTGCTAGCCCTGGAAAAACACTACGGCATCGAACGGGACAAACGTTATATCCCGGTCATCAAGCAGGTTCTCAAGCGCAAGGAGCAAAAAGCCGGATCGCCCCCCGCCCCGCTCCGGCCGCCGTTGAAGGAAAGTGCCGGGGAAAGGCCCGGTTCCTGGCGTGAAAGCGTCGCCCGATATTCCATCGATCAGCTCTCGGCGGCCCTGGCCGATGTCAAGGAACGCAACGAGGTCGCCGCGCGCGTTCTCGACTTCGTCGACCAGCGTTTCGAGCATGCCGCGTTTTTTCTGGTCCGCGATCAGCGGGTGAGCGGTTGGCAAGCCCGCATCAAAGGCAAGGATGTCAGTGGGTTTGAAACCTTTTGCCTGGATCTCGACCAGCCGTCGGCGCTCAAAACCGTCGTCGAAACCCGCAGCTTCTACCTCGGCACCCCACCCGATTCACCCGCCGACCGGCGTGTTTATCGCGCTTTGCACCAGCGGCTTCCCGAAACCGCCCTGCTCATCCCCATCGTCAAGCAGGCGAGGGTCATCTGCGTCCTCTATGTCGCGGGCGGCGCCGCTACGATCAACGACGCCTTTTTCGAACTGCAGAAGGTGTTGCAGAAAGCCTCCCTGGCCCTGGACATTCTCATCCTGCGCAACAAGATCCTGATGACCTGACGTGAACTATCTGGTTCATCTCTACCTCTCCGACGGAAGCGCCGGCGGCCTGCTCGGCAATCTCATGGGCGATTTCGTCAAGGGCGCCCTGGATGAAAGCATTCCGGCCGAAATTCGCGCCGGCATCCATCAGCACCGCCTCGTCGATGCCTTCGCCCAGGGCAACAGCCATTTTCAGCGCAGCAAGCGCAGGCTCGACGCGCGCTTCGGTCACTGCAGGGGCGTGCTGGTCGACGTGTTTTACGATCATCTTCTGGCCGGCAACTGGCCACGGCATCATCCTCGCCCCCTCGAAGAATTCGCCGCCCGCGTCTATGCCTTGCTCGAAGAGCACTTCGACGAGTTGCCCCCGGGTTTGCGGGAGGTCGCGCCGCGCATGATTCGGCATAACTGGCTGGTATCCTACCGCGAAATCGAGGTGGTCGGCAGGGTGCTCGAACGCATCGCCGCGCGCCTCTCCCGCCCCACACCTCTTGCCCAGGGACTGCCCGCCCTGCTCGCCGACTACCCGGCTTTCCGCGAGGATTGCCGCCTTTTTCTGGAGGACGCGCGCGCCTTTCTGTCGCAAAACGGCTGAACCGTCACGCCCCGGACTCCTCCGCGATCAATCCCCGCGCCGCTTGACCTTTACCCTCGCCTTGCTAGACTCCCAAAAGCCATTCATCTGCCACCACTGTTCATTTTCTTCAAACCAGGGAGGAGTGCATGCGAGTTTTCATGGGGATGGAGCGTTTGACCTTTGCTTGGCTTGCGTTTTTTCTTCTGGCGTTTTGTCCCCAGGGTGCCGCGGCCGACGAAATTCTGCTGAAAAACGGCGACCGCCTCAGCGGCACGGTGACCGAGGCCAAAGGCGGTCAACTGTTCATCAACACCCCCTATGCTTCGGGCATCTCGGTGAACATCAATGAAATCGCCGCAATTTCCACGGACAATCCCCTCACCCTGCGTTTTGCGGGAACCGATGTCATCAGGGGCCGCCTGCTCACCAGGGACGGCCAGACCCTGGTGGTTCCCGAAGAGGGGCGCGGAGAACTGGCGATTTCCCTGAATCAGGTGCGCTCCATCAATGTCCCGGACATCCTGTGGAGCGGCAACGTCTTTCTCGGCGGCGCCCAACAGTCGGGCAACACCGACCGCATGAGCCTGACCTTCGGCGCCGACGCCGTGCGCCGCGGCCTCGAAGACCGCTTCAGCCTCGCCTTTCTCTACAACTATGCCGAGGAAGACGGCGAAGTCACCACGCGCAACGCCTACGGCGCCATGAAGTACGATTACTTCTTCACGCCGCGCTTCTATGGGTTGCTGAGCGTTGAGCTGCTCAACGACAAATTCAAGGATCTCAACCTGCGCGCCATCGTCGGCCCCGGCGTCGGCTATCAGATCTGGGAGGACGCGCGCAAGGCCCTGGCCCTGGAAGCCGGCATCGCCTATTTCAGCGAGGACCGCAGGGACGGCGAGGACGACAGCTGGTTCACGGCGCGCCTGGCGGCGGTGTTCCGCTACGAGCTGACCTCCTGGCTGCGCTTCACCGACACCCTGATTCTCTACCCGCAACTGGAGAGCGTCGGTGACTACACCTTGCGCAACGACGCGGCATTGATCACCGCCCTGGGTTCCTCCTGGGCGCTGCGCCTGGGCAATATCTGGGAACGAGACAGCGATCCACCCTCGGGCATCAAAAAAGACGACTTCAAGACCAGCCTCGCCCTGCAATATTCCTTCTAGGCGCGCGCAAGGGCGGGCGAGACGCCGCCCTTGCGCCCCCTGAGCGACGGACTATACTGAAAGAAAAAGCCAAAACAGGCCCCTCAATCACTTACCGCAGAGCCTGAAGCCAGGGAGGACAAAGCATGAACGGCAAGCAGATCGCTGAGGAAATCAACCGCGTACGCACCGACCAGGATCGCTTCATCCGCTGGTGGCGCAAGGAAAATGATTTTATCGACTACGATCTCATCGCGCGCTTTCTCGACAACCTTGACGAGGAAGAGGAATTCGGCGGCTTTGAACTGCTCGATACGGAGCGGATGTGGCAAACGCTGCAAGCGCGCATTCCCGAGCGGGTCAGCCGCGACCGGACCAAGGCCGGGGAGATGATCTACTGGAAGCGTCCGGGCAAGGACGATCAGACCTGTCCTTTCAGCCCCGAATCCATCATGACCATATTTGATGTGGAAACCCGCGGCAATGTCATCGAAGCCTGAGTTGGCGGTGCGCTGAAACGCAAAGGATGCAGGAATGGCCCAAGCGCCCTATCGGATCAGCGATAAGAAAGTCATCGTGGAGACACCCGAGGTGCGGGTTTCGGAAATGACCCTGGCCGTCGGGGAAGAGATTCCCTGGCATCTGCACACGCAAGTCGCGGACACCTTTTATTGCCTCGAAGGGCAAGTGCTCCTGCAGACCGGCGAGAATCCACAGGGCCGAATCCATCAGCCCGGGGATCGCTCCACCCTGCCCGCCGGACAACCCCACCGGCTGACCAACGCCGGTGGGATCCCCTGCCGTGTTCTGCTGATCCAGGGCGTCGGACGCTACGATTTCGTGGCGACCAACCCACCCGACAAGGCACAATCCTAATCAACCATCTCTTCTCAGAATCGGAAATCCATCGGCATGTCCTCACCCATTCGCCAACTACCGCCCCACCTCAGTCTCAGCGAGGATGAACAGGGCCGGCGCTTTCTGAATTTTTTCGTTCTCTCGGCGACGCTCTCCTTTCTGGTCATTCTGACCCTCTCCGCCCTGGGCGCCTATCTGACCTTTCAACATTACATCCTCGCCCAGGCCCAGGAGCGCTCGGTGCGGCTCAGCAAAGCCCTGCTGCAACAGGATCGCGACACACTGGTCCGGCCAGGACCCGAGGGGCTCTGGGAAATTTCCCTGGATACCCGCGATTTCGACCGTTTCGATGCGCGCATGCGGCCGATCCTTGAGGCCCTGCAGGTCGCCAAGATCAAAATCTACGACGCCCGCCGGACCATCGTTTACAGCAACGATCTCGACATCATCGGCCTGGTGGATGAAAAAAACCTCGCCCTGGACCGCGCGCTGCGCGGAGAAATCGACACGAAAATCGCGCACAAGGGCGAGTTCTGGGATCTCGACGAGGAACTGCGTCTGAACATCGACGTCGCCGAAACCTACATCCCGATTTTCGACGACCACGGCCGCGTCATCGGCTCTTACGAAATCTATCTCGACGTTTCACGCTACCGCCAGGATGTGCGCAGCCTGGTCGTCGTGATGCTGGGCATCCTCGGCATCATCCTCGGCGTCATCTTTCTCGTCATCCATACCCAATTGCGCAAGGCCGCCGGCATCATTCACGCCAAATCCCAACAGATCAAGGTACTGAGCGGACTGCTGCCGGTATGCAGTTTCTGCAAGAAAATCCGCAACGACAAAAACGAATGGGAAGCGATGGAGGAATACATCTCGGCCCGCTCCGAATCGGAATTTTCCCACAGCTTCTGCCCGGAATGCGTAGCCCGCCACTACCCCGATCTCAACCTGAAGGACGAGTGAACCCTTGCCGACGAGGCCCGCCATGTCCGCGAACGTCGAAACCTCATTTGTCAAACTGCTCGGGTTGGCCAGCTTTCTTGAACAACAAGGGCATCTTGAGGAGAGGCTCGCTGAACTGGCGGCCCTGGCCGCCGAAATTCTTGGTTCGCATAACTGCTCGATCATGTTGCTGCGGGATGACGACGGCCGGGATCCGCGCATGAGAATCTTTGCCAGTCACGGCTATCTGCCCCCCGCCGCCTTTGCCGAAAGCGCCCGGCACAAGGAAGGCATCGCCGGGCAGGTCGCGGCAAGCGGCAAGGCTCTGCTGGTGAGCGATATCCTCGCTTCGCCCTACGCCCCCCACGCACGTTGGCCGGAGAAAAAAAACCGCGGATTTCTCTGCGCGCCGATTTTCATCGGCAGCCAAGTGCTTGGCGTCATCAACGTCAACAGTCCCCTGGATGATCGGATTTATGACGAAAAAGATCTTCAACTTCTCGTCACCGTCGCTCTTCTGGTGGGCAAATCCATTCAGGTGGTTCAGTTGCAGAATCTGCTCAGATCGCGCTTCGCCCAACAAGCACTGCTGAACCAGGCACGCAAAACCGTGGACGACGCCTGGATCGCACGGGGCCAAGACCCGAGGAAAGCGGCACGCATCGTCGGCAAGGCGTTTTATCGCGAGATGCACGATGCCGGGTTCTCCGACGATCACATCATTCAGGCCGCCACGGAAATCATCTCCCTGCTCGGGCAGAAAATCCGCAAGCACAGTCGGCGGCGCGACCCCAACCGCCCGGAAAATTAAAACGTTTTTTTGCTACTTGACCTGCCCCGCATCCATCCTTCATAGTGTGCCGCATACGGCGCACCCTGAACGCGCCTCGCCTTCGCGCGCAGCCAACAGCGGAAAATGTCCATGAATCTTGCATTGGTTTCGGCTTCGCGCACCCCACGATCATCTCAACTGACCGCTCCGCCTGGAAAAACCCTGGACAGTCCGGGAGCACCCCCATCGGGGCTCCGTCATTTGCAGGAAAGGTTTCGCCAAACAGCATGAGCTTTTTGAACTTTGCCGGTTTGCGCCATCTCTCCCTGGTTCTCGCCTATCTGCTGCTCGCGGCCTGCGGCGGGGAAAGCAGCCGCGTGGATTTGCCCCAGAGTGCGCCGAGCCTGACGCTCAGTGGGTTTGTCGAGGATGGGCCCGTGGCCGGCTCGCGGGTTTTTCTGCGCATGCAGGGCACGGATGAAATCGCCCGCCTGTGCGGCGACAGCGGCCGCGGCCGCTGCGAAACCTTCACCGACCAGAGCGGTCATTTTTCCCTGCGCGTCCACGGCAACGCCCATCTGCCGGCCTTGGTCGCGGTGGCGGTAGGCGGCAGCGACACCCAAACGGGCGTGGATTTCTCCTTGATTGAGATGCGCGCCCCCCTGGCCCTCTTCCAGGGTGCGCCGCAACAGCTTGCGATCACACCCCTGACCACCCTGCTCGCCGAAAAGATCGAGCGGCGCATCGCACCGCAGGACGCGCTGCTGCAAGTTCGCCGCCTGCTGGCATTGCCCAGCGCCTGTGATCCTCTGGCCCGGCCATCCGCGGATGAGATTCTGCAGCAGCGCGCCCTGCTGCTCGTCAAGATCGCCGTTGAACTCGCGCGCGGCGGATCGGCGCAGCCTCTGCTCCAGATGCTGGAGGATCTAGGCTCTCAACCCCTGTTTGATGCCGACGGGAAGCTGCGCGCCGGAGCGCTGCACAGCCTGAGCCGGGTGGATGAAGGCGCCCGTGAGCGGATTCTCGCCCTGGAAGGTCTGCTGCAAAACGAGCCGCCGTCCGCCTGGGGTGATCTCTTTCAGCGCCACGAGTTGCACCAGGCGCTGGTGGAAACCCTGCGGCTCATGCTGAGGGAGGGCGAGAGCTTCGATGAGCGTGACGCGCGGTTTCTCGCCAACGCCGAGCGACTCACCCGCCGCATCCTCGAAGCCGCCGCCCATCGGGGCATCGTCCTGAGCGCGCCCGCTCCCCAGCGGATCCTCCGCTATGTGCTTTTTTCCCATGGCCTGAACAGCGCGGAGATCTTTCTCCTGCCTCCCGAGGAGTTCCAGATCCGTCTGCCGCGCCTGGAGGATGATGGTGAGATCCCCCGCCTGGCCCTGAGCCGCGTGCGCTACAACCGCGTCGTTCCTCTGCTCGGAGATGAGTTTCTCACCACGCCGACGCGGCGCATCGACTATTACTACAATTCGGACGTCTCCTACTTCCACCAGGCCGAGCAACTTCTGGCCGGGGTCAACGACGCCGATCTCAGCGACGCGGTGATGCTGCGGATTCTCGAGGGCAAGGCCCGTCACGGCCTGCACGAGGATGCGCGCTTGATCGCCGACACGCAGATTTACCAGACGGTCAACCGCGGCCTCGGTTTGATTTCCCTGGGAACCGCCCTAGCCGAGCAGGGCCGCCGGGATGAGGCGCTTGCCGCCCTGGGCCAGGCTCACGAACAATTTCGCCGCGTGATCAACGCCAAGGGCTGGGCAAGCATCGGCAACACCGATACCGCCAACCTGCAAAAACTGGCCGGTGCCTTTCGCCGCGCGGGCGATCTGTCCGGCGCGCGCCGGGTGCTCGACGATCTGGAGCAGGCCGCGCCCCATCTGACCACCGCCAGCCTGTTCAGCCGCCTGTTCATCGGCACCCGCGACATGGTCGATCGCTATTTGGATGAAGAGGATCTCGCCCTGGCCGCCGCAGCCTTGCCGTCCCTGCACGACTATGCCCGCCGCACGCCGGCCAACGAAACCGCGGGCAAGCGCCACTACAAGGCGCGCATCTTCAATCTGGTGGAAACCGCCCAGCGCCATGCCCGCCTCGGCGATGCCCAGGGGGCCTGGCAGCTGTACCTGGAAATTCAGCAGCTGCGCAACCACGACGGCCTGCTGGGCTTCAGCGGCGCGGAAACCTGGGTTTACATGGACCGCATGGTCGAGATGCTCTACCAGATCGGGCGCAAGGACGAAGCCCTGGTCCTGGCCTACGCCATCCCCAATTCCTATGTCGACATCCAGGGCGTCACCCGCTCCTCGTCCCTCTATCGCATTTTCGCCCTCAAGGCCGTGGCCGCATCCCTGGCTCTGGAGGAGGGCATCGCTGCCGCTGAAGCGTTCATCGACAGCCATCTGGCCGACCCGCGCGACCGCATCGAGGCCTGGACCTATTTCGCCGGCAATCGCAATCGCGCCTACGTGGCCGGGCAGGCCCTGGACGCCGCGCGGCTGGATCTTGCCGTCGAGGCCCTGCTGCGCGCCCGTGTCCTGGTCGCCAGCCTGACGGAAACCACCGAGCGCAACCGCTATCGCTATCTCGTGCAGTGGGGCTACGCGAAGCTGGCCGATCTGGCCCGCCGGGCGCAAGATCTCGCCCTGGCGCAGGCGCTGCTCGAGGATGCCGA carries:
- a CDS encoding cupin domain-containing protein, which gives rise to MAQAPYRISDKKVIVETPEVRVSEMTLAVGEEIPWHLHTQVADTFYCLEGQVLLQTGENPQGRIHQPGDRSTLPAGQPHRLTNAGGIPCRVLLIQGVGRYDFVATNPPDKAQS
- a CDS encoding DUF481 domain-containing protein, encoding MRVFMGMERLTFAWLAFFLLAFCPQGAAADEILLKNGDRLSGTVTEAKGGQLFINTPYASGISVNINEIAAISTDNPLTLRFAGTDVIRGRLLTRDGQTLVVPEEGRGELAISLNQVRSINVPDILWSGNVFLGGAQQSGNTDRMSLTFGADAVRRGLEDRFSLAFLYNYAEEDGEVTTRNAYGAMKYDYFFTPRFYGLLSVELLNDKFKDLNLRAIVGPGVGYQIWEDARKALALEAGIAYFSEDRRDGEDDSWFTARLAAVFRYELTSWLRFTDTLILYPQLESVGDYTLRNDAALITALGSSWALRLGNIWERDSDPPSGIKKDDFKTSLALQYSF
- a CDS encoding GAF domain-containing protein, with protein sequence MSANVETSFVKLLGLASFLEQQGHLEERLAELAALAAEILGSHNCSIMLLRDDDGRDPRMRIFASHGYLPPAAFAESARHKEGIAGQVAASGKALLVSDILASPYAPHARWPEKKNRGFLCAPIFIGSQVLGVINVNSPLDDRIYDEKDLQLLVTVALLVGKSIQVVQLQNLLRSRFAQQALLNQARKTVDDAWIARGQDPRKAARIVGKAFYREMHDAGFSDDHIIQAATEIISLLGQKIRKHSRRRDPNRPEN
- a CDS encoding acyl carrier protein phosphodiesterase; its protein translation is MNYLVHLYLSDGSAGGLLGNLMGDFVKGALDESIPAEIRAGIHQHRLVDAFAQGNSHFQRSKRRLDARFGHCRGVLVDVFYDHLLAGNWPRHHPRPLEEFAARVYALLEEHFDELPPGLREVAPRMIRHNWLVSYREIEVVGRVLERIAARLSRPTPLAQGLPALLADYPAFREDCRLFLEDARAFLSQNG